TTTGCGGGGTGGAATGGGGCGCAATTCGGTGGTTGACCGCACGGATTGGTCCCCAACTGAGCACCGGCAAGGGGGTGGAGCGGCGAATTGCGGAATTTTTGAACGCAGAACCGTACACTCTGTCCCAGAACTGACCAGATGCATTCCGATGGTTGATTGACAAAATGGGCCGAATGGAGAAATTTTCAGAAAAATCTCTAGCCCCACCAAGCGAGAATTGCTCGGATCAATCGGGTTGTAACTTGAAGAAAATTCAGGACTTGAGCAAAAATCGACAAATTGGTTCCAAATCATGACACACTGGGGGATGTGGAGCGATTCCTGAAGTTTTGGCGAATTGGCATTCGGGTTGCATTTGATGTCAAGCGGCAATGGAGTTGTCACTTACACGGAAGTCACTAGCGCGGAGTTGCGCCATGTTGGTTCTCACTCGCAAAACGAACGAATCGATCGTCATCCCCTCGTTGGGCATCACCATCACCATCTCGGACATCCGCTCGGATCGCGTCCGAATCGGCATTGATGCCCCGCATGACATCAAGATCCATCGCTCGGAAATCTGGGACAAGGAAAAAGAACGTCGCACCGCCGCTTTGGATGCGGAAACGGTGGATGAGCTGAAGTTGCCGGTGCTGACGGAAGAGGTGGCGAAGCGTGCCTAATGTCCCGAACTTTTAGGCCGGGTGATTGATGATCAATCACCCGGTGACGGGAGTTGGAGCACCGCGGATTCGGAAGTTGTTGCCGGCTGCCCAAAGCATTGGCATCCCAATTTCGCTGCTTGTTTTTCAACGCGGATTCACGCACAATCGGGTGGTTCACGGAACAGAGTCCGAGATCCATCGAGGTGGGCGCGAAATGCTCCGGGACGAACAAATCGACATCCGCAAACGACGCGGACGCCAAGGCAAATTCGCCATCGAGAACATCGGTAAAAACCGATTCCTCAGCACCTTTACCGTTACCAACACCGAAAATTCCAATCAATATACCGTGCAATTTCGCTGCTTCACCGACGGCGAGAATACTTGCACATGCCCCGACTTTCGCACGAATACGCTCCGAACCTGCAAGCATATCGAAGCCGTGAAAGCCCATCTCGAGGCCGATTCGCCGCCCACGGTGCGCCAGCGTCGATTCTCGGTGAAAGATCCCGAGATTGCCCTCGATTATGGCGAACGGCTCTGCTTGGTGATTCATCTGCCCGAACGAAATTCGGATCGCCTTACCCGGCTTGCGTCGCAATTCTTTGACCGGGAAGGACTTTGGAAAGATGATGCCGATTTCGAGGCACTCCGCGAAGCCGCCGATGATGTCCCCGAACGCATTTTATTCACACCTGAAGCCGAAGATTTTATCGATCTGCAACTCGATCGCCGCAAATTGCGACAACGCGAACGGGAACTGATTGTCGCCTATGAATCCGGGGATTGGATTCCCGATTTGTTGTCGGTGCCGTTGTACGATTATCAGGTGCGTGGGGCGATCTTTTTGGCCTGTCGCGGTCGCTCGATCCTTGCAGATGATATGGGGTTAGGGAAAACCGTGCAGACACTCGCCGCCGTCGAGTTGCTGGCGCGGGAACGTGCCATTCAACGGGTGCTGGTGGTCACCCCGGCATCGGTGAAATATCAGTGGGAAGGCGAAATTCGCAAATTCACACAGCGATCGGTGCAAGTGATCGATGGCCGGAATTATCAGCGGGAAGACCAGTATCGGGAGTCCGCATTCTATCGCTTGGTTAATTATGAACAGGTAATCCGC
This DNA window, taken from Tuwongella immobilis, encodes the following:
- a CDS encoding carbon storage regulator translates to MLVLTRKTNESIVIPSLGITITISDIRSDRVRIGIDAPHDIKIHRSEIWDKEKERRTAALDAETVDELKLPVLTEEVAKRA